A genome region from Panicum virgatum strain AP13 chromosome 4K, P.virgatum_v5, whole genome shotgun sequence includes the following:
- the LOC120702989 gene encoding uncharacterized protein LOC120702989 isoform X2, with the protein MVGMNPDSKIHVEGVAATVTGLGIRDDNRSDLEKPFADPGMCNAQFAHENDTSNLSCELCGVLRDLSLYFNNISEAEAGAKRRNKYFGVSVLARSLVTTSNSKSKAIIVSDGSQENTNATENKQATMNALHKTYMPSKKRHINIGTLHCYSYTQQFYFV; encoded by the exons ATGGTTGGTATGAACCCAGACTCGAAGATTCATGTGGAAGGAGTGGCAGCCACAGTTACAGGTCTGGGCATAAGAGATG ATAACAGGTCCGATCTTGAGAAGCCCTTTGCAGATCCTGGGATGTGCAATGCTCAATTTGCACATGAAAATGATACCAGTAATTTATCCTGTGAGTTATGCGGTGTACTTCGTGATCTGTCGCTGTATTTCAATAATATCAGTGAAGCTGAAGCTGGAG CTAAGCGCAGAAACAAATATTTTGGAGTATCTGTACTGGCAAGATCTCTTGTTACAACATCTAATTCAAAGTCAAAGGCTATTATTGTCTCTGATGGCTCCCAAGAGAATACAAATGCAACAGAGAATAAGCAAGCTACCATGAATGCTCTGCATAAGACATACATGCCCAGCAAAAAGCGCCACATTAACATAGGTACCCTACATTGCTACAGCTACACTCAGCAGTTCTACTTTGTGTAA
- the LOC120702989 gene encoding uncharacterized protein LOC120702989 isoform X1 — protein MSLLFTSLHPSKFSYVFTKYGRNFVSCCFLEPYMVGMNPDSKIHVEGVAATVTGLGIRDDNRSDLEKPFADPGMCNAQFAHENDTSNLSCELCGVLRDLSLYFNNISEAEAGAKRRNKYFGVSVLARSLVTTSNSKSKAIIVSDGSQENTNATENKQATMNALHKTYMPSKKRHINIGTLHCYSYTQQFYFV, from the exons ATGAGTCTACTATTTACCTCTTTGCACCCATCAAAATTTTCTTACGTGTTTACCAAATATGGTAGGAATTTTGTTTCGTGCTGTTTCCTCGAGCCTTACATGGTTGGTATGAACCCAGACTCGAAGATTCATGTGGAAGGAGTGGCAGCCACAGTTACAGGTCTGGGCATAAGAGATG ATAACAGGTCCGATCTTGAGAAGCCCTTTGCAGATCCTGGGATGTGCAATGCTCAATTTGCACATGAAAATGATACCAGTAATTTATCCTGTGAGTTATGCGGTGTACTTCGTGATCTGTCGCTGTATTTCAATAATATCAGTGAAGCTGAAGCTGGAG CTAAGCGCAGAAACAAATATTTTGGAGTATCTGTACTGGCAAGATCTCTTGTTACAACATCTAATTCAAAGTCAAAGGCTATTATTGTCTCTGATGGCTCCCAAGAGAATACAAATGCAACAGAGAATAAGCAAGCTACCATGAATGCTCTGCATAAGACATACATGCCCAGCAAAAAGCGCCACATTAACATAGGTACCCTACATTGCTACAGCTACACTCAGCAGTTCTACTTTGTGTAA